A single region of the Streptomyces sp. NBC_00425 genome encodes:
- a CDS encoding ABC-F family ATP-binding cassette domain-containing protein translates to MHQSITCTSLAFSWPDGTPVFDDLDVAFGSGRTGLVGVNGSGKSTLLKLIAGELTPADGAVRVAGEVGYLPQNVTLDTSLRIDQALGIADRRAALHAIEAGDAAEEHFETVGDDWDVEERALATLGELGLGHVDLDRTTGEVSGGESVLLRLAALLLRRPDVLLLDEPTNNLDLYARRRLYAAVTSWPGVLVVVSHDRELLDLVDQIADLRSGEITWYGGNFTAYEEALATEQEAAERMVRVAEADLRKQKRELVDAQVKLARRKRYGQKMWDSKREPKIVMGARKRAAQESAGKHRIMHEEKLAVARDRLDDAVEAVRDDDEIRVDLPYTAVPPGREVLTLMDLRLAHGARVEGGFDLRGPERVALVGRNGSGKTTLLRTIAGELAPEAGEAHAHVPLRFLPQRLDVLDDDLTVAENVARFAPGATDNRIRARLARFLFRGARADQKAATLSGGERFRAALAALMLAEPAPQLLLLDEPTNNLDMASVRQLTTALESYEGALIVAGHDLPFLESIGITRWLLMDGTLRETTAEEVADPA, encoded by the coding sequence TTGCATCAGTCCATCACCTGTACCTCCCTCGCCTTCTCCTGGCCCGACGGAACCCCCGTCTTCGACGACCTCGACGTCGCCTTCGGCAGCGGCCGCACCGGACTCGTCGGCGTCAACGGCTCCGGCAAGTCGACCCTGCTGAAGCTGATCGCCGGAGAACTGACCCCCGCCGACGGCGCCGTGCGCGTCGCGGGCGAGGTCGGCTACCTCCCGCAGAACGTCACCCTGGACACGTCCCTGCGGATCGACCAGGCGCTCGGCATCGCCGACCGGCGGGCCGCCCTGCACGCCATCGAGGCCGGCGACGCGGCCGAGGAGCACTTCGAGACCGTCGGCGACGACTGGGACGTCGAGGAGCGCGCCCTGGCCACCCTCGGCGAGCTCGGGCTCGGCCACGTCGACCTCGACCGCACGACCGGTGAGGTGTCCGGCGGCGAGTCGGTGCTGCTGCGGCTGGCCGCTCTGCTGCTGCGCCGGCCGGACGTCCTGCTGCTGGACGAGCCGACCAACAACCTCGACCTGTACGCCCGGCGGCGGCTGTACGCGGCCGTCACGTCCTGGCCGGGCGTGCTGGTCGTGGTCAGCCACGACCGGGAGCTGCTGGACCTCGTCGACCAGATCGCCGACCTGCGCTCGGGGGAGATCACCTGGTACGGCGGCAACTTCACCGCCTACGAGGAGGCCCTGGCCACCGAGCAGGAGGCCGCCGAGCGCATGGTGCGCGTCGCGGAGGCCGACCTGCGCAAACAGAAACGCGAACTGGTGGACGCCCAGGTCAAGCTCGCCCGCCGGAAGCGGTACGGGCAGAAGATGTGGGACAGCAAGCGGGAACCCAAGATCGTCATGGGGGCGCGCAAACGCGCGGCGCAGGAGTCGGCGGGCAAGCACCGGATCATGCACGAGGAGAAGCTCGCCGTGGCCAGGGACCGGCTCGACGACGCCGTGGAGGCCGTACGCGACGACGACGAGATCCGCGTCGACCTGCCGTACACGGCCGTGCCCCCGGGGCGGGAGGTCCTCACCCTCATGGACCTGCGGCTCGCCCACGGCGCGCGCGTGGAGGGCGGTTTCGATCTGCGCGGCCCGGAGCGGGTGGCGCTGGTGGGGCGCAACGGATCCGGGAAGACGACGCTGCTGCGCACGATCGCCGGGGAGCTGGCGCCGGAGGCGGGCGAGGCGCACGCGCACGTGCCGCTGCGTTTCCTGCCGCAGCGCCTCGACGTCCTCGACGACGACCTCACGGTCGCCGAGAACGTGGCCCGCTTCGCGCCCGGAGCGACCGACAACCGGATCCGGGCCCGGCTCGCCCGCTTCCTGTTCCGGGGCGCCCGCGCCGACCAGAAGGCGGCGACCCTGTCCGGCGGGGAACGCTTCCGGGCGGCCCTGGCGGCCCTGATGCTCGCCGAGCCGGCGCCGCAGCTGCTGCTCCTCGACGAGCCGACCAACAACCTCGACATGGCGAGCGTGCGCCAGCTGACGACGGCGCTCGAGTCGTACGAGGGGGCGCTGATCGTGGCCGGCCACGATCTGCCGTTCCTGGAGTCGATCGGCATCACACGCTGGCTGCTGATGGACGGCACGCTGAGGGAGACGACGGCTGAGGAGGTGGCGGACCCGGCCTAG
- the ddaH gene encoding dimethylargininase, with translation MPSKKALIRRPSPRLAEGLVTHVEREKVDVELALEQWEAYADALRTHGWETVEVDPADDCPDSVFVEDTVVMYRNVALIARSGAESRREETVGVEEAVARLGCSVNWIWEPGTLDGGDVLKVGDTIYVGRGGRTNAAGVQQLRAAFEPLGATVVAVPVSKVLHLKSAVTALPDGTVIGHIPQVDRPSLFPRFLSVPEEAGAHVVLLGGPHLLMAASAPKTADLLADLGHEPVLVDIGEFEKLEGCVTCLSVRLRELYA, from the coding sequence GTGCCCAGCAAGAAGGCCCTCATCCGCCGCCCCAGCCCGCGCCTCGCCGAAGGCCTGGTGACGCACGTCGAGCGGGAGAAGGTCGACGTGGAGCTCGCCCTGGAGCAGTGGGAGGCCTACGCCGACGCCCTGCGCACGCACGGCTGGGAGACCGTCGAGGTCGATCCGGCCGACGACTGCCCGGACTCCGTGTTCGTCGAGGACACGGTGGTGATGTACCGCAACGTCGCCCTGATCGCGCGTTCCGGCGCCGAGTCCCGGCGCGAGGAGACCGTCGGCGTCGAGGAGGCCGTGGCGCGCCTCGGCTGCTCGGTGAACTGGATCTGGGAGCCCGGCACGCTGGACGGCGGCGACGTGCTCAAGGTCGGGGACACGATCTACGTCGGCCGGGGCGGGCGGACCAACGCGGCCGGCGTCCAGCAGCTGCGGGCCGCCTTCGAACCGCTCGGGGCGACGGTGGTGGCGGTGCCGGTGAGCAAGGTGCTGCACCTGAAGTCGGCGGTCACGGCGCTGCCCGACGGCACGGTGATCGGTCACATCCCCCAGGTGGACCGGCCGTCGCTGTTCCCGCGCTTCCTGTCGGTGCCCGAGGAGGCCGGCGCGCACGTGGTGCTCCTCGGCGGCCCCCACCTGCTCATGGCGGCGAGCGCGCCGAAGACGGCGGATCTGCTCGCCGATCTCGGTCACGAGCCCGTCCTCGTCGACATCGGCGAGTTCGAGAAACTCGAGGGCTGTGTGACATGCCTCTCGGTGCGGCTGCGGGAGCTGTACGCCTGA
- a CDS encoding acyl-ACP desaturase, with amino-acid sequence MSITSPHLGNPAVWTDAKLLFALEEVVETELNRHLKVTKDWMPHEYVPWSDARNFPGFFEDGEAWEKEQSKVTEIGRIALVVNLLTEDNLPSYHHEIASLFGRDGAWGTWVHRWTAEEGRHGIVMRDYLLASRAVDPDKLEQFRMAHMGEGFESDNRHSMLHSVAYVSFQELATRVSHRNTGHQSGDPVCDRMLARIATDENLHMVFYRNLLKAAFELAPDLTMQAVRDVIVNFRMPGHGMPGFERAAAQMAIGEIYNLRIHHDDVIQPVLRFLKVMEIDGLGPEGRQAQEELGLYMGGLDAEALKFDEKLAARKARMAARAAG; translated from the coding sequence GTGTCGATCACCTCCCCTCACCTCGGCAATCCGGCCGTCTGGACCGACGCCAAGCTGCTGTTCGCGCTGGAGGAAGTGGTCGAGACGGAACTCAACCGGCACCTGAAGGTCACCAAGGACTGGATGCCCCACGAGTACGTGCCGTGGAGCGACGCCCGCAACTTCCCCGGCTTCTTCGAGGACGGCGAGGCGTGGGAGAAGGAGCAGTCCAAGGTCACCGAGATCGGCCGGATCGCGCTGGTCGTGAACCTCCTCACCGAGGACAACCTGCCCAGCTACCACCACGAGATCGCCTCGCTCTTCGGCCGGGACGGCGCCTGGGGCACCTGGGTGCACCGCTGGACGGCCGAGGAGGGCCGGCACGGCATCGTGATGCGCGACTACCTCCTCGCCTCGCGTGCGGTGGACCCGGACAAGCTGGAGCAGTTCCGGATGGCCCACATGGGCGAGGGCTTCGAGTCGGACAACCGTCACTCGATGCTGCACTCGGTCGCGTACGTGTCCTTCCAGGAGCTCGCGACCCGTGTATCGCACCGCAACACCGGCCACCAGTCGGGCGACCCGGTCTGCGACCGCATGCTGGCGCGCATCGCGACCGACGAGAACCTGCACATGGTCTTCTACCGCAACCTGCTGAAGGCCGCCTTCGAGCTCGCCCCCGACCTCACCATGCAGGCCGTGCGCGACGTCATCGTGAACTTCCGCATGCCCGGCCACGGCATGCCCGGCTTCGAGCGGGCCGCCGCGCAGATGGCGATCGGCGAGATCTACAACCTGCGCATCCACCACGACGACGTCATCCAGCCCGTGCTGCGCTTCCTGAAGGTCATGGAGATCGACGGCCTCGGCCCCGAGGGACGCCAGGCGCAGGAGGAGCTCGGCCTGTACATGGGCGGCCTGGACGCCGAGGCCCTGAAGTTCGACGAGAAGCTGGCCGCGCGCAAGGCCCGGATGGCCGCCCGCGCCGCGGGCTGA
- a CDS encoding SDR family NAD(P)-dependent oxidoreductase: MGEEKTRAAKTQQVTETELAAFHQVVGKLRALPVDDPVRLHAERVATSFARDGWRRRRRIRGADVAAADAATMAATATGALDRREDAPLVSSGEGGVFHRSRPCYVCKSHYREADAFYHRLCPGCAADNAARRALSTDLRGRRVLLTGGRVKIGFQLALMMLRDGAEIVVTSRFPHDAVRRFRAEPGSERWLHRLTVLAVDLRDPRQVLGLCEELRQEGEPFDILVNNAAQTVRRPPESYALLAAGERDVLPEGARRAPGFTPMRMLEGLGGTVSALPAALREADEAGLLPDPSPENSWSVRLGALDPAEVLETQLVNALAPALLCDRLLPLLLASPRPRRYVINVTAVEGRFAVRNKMPGHPHTNMAKAALNMLTRTSAAALAEQGVHMCAVDTGWVTDENPAPKKARMAGAGFRTPLDVVDGAARVYDPIVRGEAGHPVSGVFLKDYQEADW; encoded by the coding sequence ATGGGCGAGGAGAAGACGAGGGCGGCAAAGACCCAGCAGGTCACCGAGACGGAGCTGGCCGCCTTCCATCAGGTCGTGGGCAAGCTGCGGGCGCTGCCGGTCGACGATCCCGTACGGCTGCACGCCGAGCGGGTGGCCACGTCCTTCGCGCGCGACGGATGGCGGCGCAGGCGTCGTATCCGGGGCGCCGACGTGGCGGCCGCCGACGCGGCGACGATGGCCGCCACCGCCACCGGCGCACTGGACCGGCGTGAGGACGCGCCCCTCGTGAGCAGCGGCGAGGGCGGCGTGTTCCACCGGTCGCGCCCCTGCTACGTCTGCAAGTCGCACTATCGGGAGGCCGACGCGTTCTACCACCGGCTCTGCCCCGGCTGCGCCGCCGACAATGCGGCCCGTCGCGCGCTGAGCACCGACCTGAGGGGGCGCCGGGTGCTGCTGACCGGCGGCAGGGTCAAGATCGGTTTCCAGCTGGCGCTGATGATGCTGCGGGACGGCGCGGAGATCGTCGTCACCTCCCGGTTCCCGCACGACGCCGTCCGCCGTTTCCGGGCCGAGCCGGGCAGCGAGCGATGGCTGCACCGGCTCACGGTCCTCGCCGTCGACCTGCGCGACCCCCGACAGGTGCTGGGGCTGTGCGAGGAACTGCGCCAGGAGGGCGAGCCGTTCGACATCCTCGTCAACAACGCGGCGCAGACCGTGCGGCGACCGCCCGAGTCGTACGCGCTGCTGGCCGCAGGGGAGCGGGACGTCCTGCCCGAGGGCGCCCGGCGGGCGCCGGGCTTCACGCCGATGAGGATGCTGGAGGGGCTCGGCGGCACGGTGTCGGCGCTCCCGGCCGCGCTGCGCGAGGCCGACGAGGCGGGGCTGCTGCCCGACCCCTCCCCGGAGAACTCCTGGTCGGTCCGGCTCGGCGCGCTGGACCCGGCCGAGGTCCTGGAGACCCAGCTGGTCAACGCGCTCGCCCCGGCGCTGCTGTGCGACCGGCTGCTGCCGTTGCTGCTGGCGTCGCCGCGTCCGCGCCGGTACGTGATCAACGTGACCGCGGTCGAGGGACGGTTCGCCGTGCGCAACAAGATGCCCGGGCATCCGCACACCAACATGGCCAAGGCCGCCCTGAACATGCTCACCCGCACCAGCGCCGCCGCACTCGCCGAGCAGGGCGTGCACATGTGCGCCGTCGACACAGGCTGGGTCACGGACGAGAACCCGGCGCCGAAGAAGGCCCGGATGGCGGGCGCGGGGTTCCGTACGCCGCTGGACGTCGTGGACGGCGCCGCGCGCGTGTACGACCCGATCGTGCGCGGCGAGGCAGGGCACCCGGTCTCGGGCGTGTTCCTCAAGGACTACCAGGAGGCGGACTGGTGA
- a CDS encoding WhiB family transcriptional regulator, producing MYTDTIPTPDLSWQREALCAQTGADFFFPEPGSSVREAKRICGMCDMRPACLDYALAHDERFGVWGGLSEKERLQIRRTAD from the coding sequence ATGTACACCGACACGATTCCCACGCCCGACCTCTCCTGGCAGCGGGAGGCGCTGTGCGCGCAGACGGGGGCGGACTTCTTCTTCCCCGAACCCGGCAGTTCGGTGCGCGAGGCCAAGCGCATCTGCGGCATGTGCGACATGCGCCCCGCCTGCCTGGACTACGCCCTGGCCCACGACGAGCGCTTCGGCGTCTGGGGCGGCCTCTCCGAGAAGGAGCGACTGCAGATCAGACGCACCGCCGACTGA